One genomic segment of Equus przewalskii isolate Varuska chromosome 13, EquPr2, whole genome shotgun sequence includes these proteins:
- the LOC103550679 gene encoding protocadherin beta-8 yields MEASRKLICRQRQVLFFFLFLGLSLAGTEPRRYSVVEETEGNSFVTNLAKDLGLGQRELSRRGARVISKRNKLHLQLDQETGDLLLNEKLDREELCGHMEPCVLRFQVLLENPLEFFQAELQVIDINDHAPVFVDRDMLLKISESSPPGTTFPLKNAQDVDIGRNNIENYIISPNSYFRVLTRKRSDGRKYAELVLDKALDREEEPELRLTLTAQDGGSPPRSGTAQVYIEVVDINDNAPEFEQPFYRVQIPEDSPIGFVIVTVSATDADIGANGEISYSLLQAPEEISKTFEINPMTGEIRLKKQLDFESVQSYEVNIEARDAGGFSGKCTLLTQVMDVNDNAPEVTMSAFTGQIPENSPETVVAVFSVSDLDSEENGKISCSIREDLPFILKSSLENFYTLVTEKPLDREDRDEYNFTITVTDLGTPRLKTELNITVLVSDVNDNAPAFTQTSYTLWVRENNSPALHIGSVSATDTDAGANAQLTYSLLPPQDPHLPLASLVSINADNGHLFALRSLDYEALQAFEFGVGATDRGSPALSSQARVRVLVLDANDNSPFVLYPLQNGSAPCTELVPRAAEAGYLVTKVVAVDGDSGQNAWLSYQLLKATEPGLFGVWPHNGEVRTARLLSERDAPKHRLLVQVRDNGEPPRSASVTLHVLLVDGFSQPYLPLPEAAAEQARADPLTVYLVVALASVSSLFLLSVLLFVAVRLCRRSRATSLGRCSVPERPFPGHLVDVSGTGTLSQSYQYEVCLRAGSGTSEFKFLKPMVPNFQGHSPRPEIEETSNFKNDFGFSIQ; encoded by the coding sequence ATGGAGGCCAGCAGGAAGCTCATTTGCAGACAAAGGCaagtccttttcttctttctcttcttgggcTTATCTCTGGCGGGCACTGAACCTAGGCGCTATTCTGTGGTGGAGGAAACGGAAGGGAATTCTTTTGTAACCAATTTAGCAAAGGACCTGGGTCTGGGGCAAAGGGAACTCTCCAGGCGCGGGGCTAGGGTCATTtccaaaaggaacaaactgcATTTGCAGCTCGATCAGGAGACCGGGGATTTGTTGCTAAATGAGAAACTGGACCGTGAGGAACTGTGTGGTCACATGGAGCCCTGTGTGCTGCGTTTCCAGGTGTTGCTAGAGAATCCCTTAGAGTTTTTTCAAGCTGAGCTACAAGTAATAGACATAAATGACCATGCTCCGGTGTTCGTGGACAGAGATATGTTGCTAAAGATATCAGAGAGCAGTCCTCCTGGGACTACGTTTCCTCTGAAGAATGCTCAGGATGTGGACATAGGCCGAAATAATATTGAGAACTATATAATCAGTCCCAACTCCTACTTTCGAGTCCTCACCCGCAAACGCAGCGATGGCAGGAAATATGCTGAGCTGGTGCTGGACAAAGCGCTGGATCGTGAGGAGGAACCTGAGCTCAGGTTAACCCTCACCGCTCAGGATGGTGGCTCTCCACCCCGGTCTGGCACCGCTCAGGTCTACATCGAAGTCGTGGACATAAACGATAACGCCCCTGAATTTGAGCAGCCTTTCTATAGGGTGCAGATCCCTGAGGACAGTCCCATAGGTTTCGTGATTGTCACAGTCTCTGCTACGGACGCAGACATAGGAGCCAACGGAGAGATTTCTTATTCACTTTTGCAGgctccagaagagattagcaaaACCTTTGAGATCAACCCCATGACAGGGGAAATTCGACTTAAAAAACAACTTGATTTCGAAAGTGTTCAGTCCTATGAGGTCAACATCgaggccagagatgctggagGCTTTTCTGGAAAATGCACCCTTCTTACTCAGGTCATGGATGTGAACGACAATGCCCCAGAAGTGACTATGTCTGCATTTACCGGACAGATCCCCGAGAACTCCCCAGAGACTGTGGTTGCAGTTTTTAGTGTTTCAGATCTTGATTCGGAAGAAAACGGGAAAATAAGTTGCTCCATTAGGGAGGATCTACCCTTTATCCTGAAATCTTCCCTGGAAAACTTTTACACCCTAGTAACAGAGAAACCGCTGGACAGAGAGGACAGAGACGAATACAACTTCACCATCACGGTCACTGATTTGGGGACACCCAGGCTGAAAACAGAGCTCAACATAACCGTGCTGGTCTCCGACGTCAACGACAACGCCCCGGCCTTCACCCAAACCTCCTACACCCTCTGGGTCCGCGAGAACAACAGCCCCGCCCTGCACATCGGCAGCGTCAGCGCCACAGACACAGACGCAGGCGCCAACGCCCAGCTCACCTACTCGCTGCTGCCGCCCCAAGACCCGCAcctgcccctggcctccctcGTGTCCATCAACGCCGACAACGGCCACCTGTTCGCCCTCAGGTCGCTGGACTACGAGGCCCTGCAGGCCTTCGAGTTCGGCGTGGGCGCCACGGACCGCGGCTCGCCGGCGCTGAGCAGCCAGGCGCGGGTGCGCGTGCTGGTGCTGGACGCCAACGACAACTCGCCCTTCGTGCTGTACCCGCTGCAGAACGGCTCTGCGCCCTGCACCGAGCTGGTGCCCCGGGCGGCCGAGGCGGGCTACCTGGTGACCAAGGTGGTGGCGGTGGACGGCGACTCGGGCCAGAACGCCTGGCTGTCGTACCAGCTGCTCAAGGCCACGGAGCCCGGGCTGTTCGGCGTGTGGCCGCACAACGGCGAGGTGCGCACGGCCAGGCTGCTGAGCGAGCGCGACGCGCCCAAGCACAGGCTGCTGGTGCAGGTCAGGGACAATGGCGAGCCGCCGCGCTCGGCCAGCGTCACGCTGCACGTGCTGCTGGTGGACGGCTTCTCCCAGCCCTACCTGCCGCTGCCCGAGGCGGCGGCCGAGCAGGCGCGGGCCGACCCGCTCACCGTCTACCTGGTCGTCGCGCTGGCGTCGGTGTCGTCGCTCTTCCTCCTGTCGGTGCTGCTGTTCGTCGCGGTGCGGCtgtgcaggaggagcagggccaCGTCGCTGGGTCGCTGCTCGGTGCCTGAGCGCCCCTTTCCGGGCCACCTGGTGGACGTGAGCGGCACCGGGACTCTGTCCCAGAGCTACCAGTATGAGGTGTGTCTGAGGGCAGGTTCAGGGACCAGCGAGTTCAAGTTTCTGAAGCCAATGGTGCCCAATTTCCAGGGCCATTCCCCTAGACCGGAAATAGAAGAAACCTCCAACTTTAAGAATGACTTTGGTTTCAGTATTCAGTGA
- the PCDHB7 gene encoding protocadherin beta-7, with protein MEARMEPAVQKRQVLFLCIFLGVSWAGAEPLRYFVTEETERGTFLANLANDLGLGVGELSARGSRIVSDENIRFLLLNPLTGDLLLNEKLDREELCGPTEPCVLPFQLLLEKPFQIFRAELWVRDINDHSPGFLDREILLEILESITPGAAFLLESAQDSDVGINNLRNYTISPNAYFHINVHDGGEGNIYPELVLDRVLDREEVPELSLTLTALDGGSPPRSGTALVRILVLDINDNVPEFVQSLYKVQVPENSPVGSLVVAVSARDLDTGSNGEINYAFFYATERILKTFEINSTSGGLHLKAELNYEAMQTYTLTIQAKDGGGLSGKCTVVVHVTDINDNPPELIMSSLTSPVAENSPETVVAVFRIRDRDSGNNAKMVCSIQDDLPFVLKPSVENFYTLVTESPLDRESQAEYNITITVTDMGSPRLKTQHNITVLVSDVNDNAPAFTQTSYTLWVRENNSPALHIGSVSATDTDAGANAQLTYSLLPPQDPHLPLASLVSINADNGHLFALRSLDYEALQAFEFGVGATDRGSPALSSQARVRVLVLDANDNSPFVLYPLQNGSAPCTELVPRAAEAGYLVTKVVAVDGDSGQNAWLSYQLLKATEPGLFGVWPHNGEVRTARLLSERDAPKHRLLVQVRDNGEPPRSASVTLHVLLVDGFSQPYLPLPEAAAEQARADPLTVYLVVALASVSSLFLLSVLLFVAVRLCRRSRAASLGGCSVPEGPFPGHLVDVSGTGTLSQSYQYEVCLRAGSGTSEFKFLKPIIPSLQSQNTGREVEENPSFGNDLGF; from the coding sequence ATGGAGGCCAGAATGGAGCCTGCGGTGCAGAAAAGGCaagttctctttctctgtatatttCTGGGAGTGTCTTGGGCTGGCGCGGAACCGCTTCGGTATTTTGTGACGGAGGAAACCGAGAGAGGCACCTTTCTGGCCAACCTAGCAAATgacctggggttgggggtgggggagctctCAGCCCGGGGATCTAGAATCGTTTCAGATGAGAACATACGATTTTTACTACTCAATCCGCTTACGGGTGATTTACTTCTAAATGAGAAGTTAGACCGAGAGGAACTGTGCGGCCCCACAGAGCCCTGTGTGCTGCCTTTCCAGTTGTTACTGGAAAAGCCTTTTCAGATTTTCCGTGCTGAACTGTGGGTCAGAGACATCAACGATCATTCTCCAGGATTTCTAGATAGAGAGATTCTCTTGGAAATACTAGAAAGTATCACTCCAGGGGCGGCCTTTCTCCTAGAAAGTGCACAGGATTCAGATGTTGGGATCAACAACCTGAGAAACTACACCATCAGCCCCAATGCCTATTTCCATATTAACGTCCATGATGGTGGGGAGGGGAATATCTATCCCGAATTGGTACTGGATCGAGTGCTGGATCGCGAAGAGGTGCCTGAGCTCAGCTTAACCCTCACGGCCTTGGATGGCGGCTCTCCGCCCAGATCCGGGACCGCCCTCGTACGAATCCTGGTTTTGGACATAAACGACAACGTCCCTGAATTTGTACAGTCGCTCTACAAGGTGCAGGTGCCCGAGAACAGCCCTGTTGGCTCCCTGGTTGTCGCCGTGTCAGCTAGAGATTTAGATACCGGAAGTAATGGGGaaataaattatgcatttttttatGCCActgaaagaattctcaaaacattTGAAATCAATTCAACATCTGGCGGTCTTCATCTTAAAGCCGAACTGAACTATGAGGCGATGCAAACTTATACATTAACTATTCAGGCCAAAGATGGCGGAGGGCTTTCGGGAAAGTGTACTGTGGTGGTTCACGTAACAGATATAAATGATAATCCACCGGAACTGATCATGTCATCGCTTACTAGCCCAGTTGCAGAAAATTCACCCGAGACAGTCGTAGCTGTTTTTAGGATTAGAGACAGAGATTCAGGGAACAATGCAAAGATGGTGTGCTCCATCCAAGATGATCTCCCCTTTGTCCTGAAGCCATCTGTAGAGAATTTCTACACCCTGGTAACAGAGAGCCCGCTGGACAGAGAAAGCCAGGCCGAGTACAACATCACCATCACGGTCACTGACATGGGATCCCCCAGGCTGAAAACCCAGCACAACATAACCGTGCTGGTCTCCGACGTCAACGACAACGCCCCGGCCTTCACCCAAACCTCCTACACCCTCTGGGTCCGCGAGAACAACAGCCCCGCCCTGCACATCGGCAGCGTCAGCGCCACAGACACAGACGCAGGCGCCAACGCCCAGCTCACCTACTCGCTGCTGCCGCCCCAGGACCCGCAcctgcccctggcctccctcGTGTCCATCAACGCCGACAACGGCCACCTGTTCGCCCTCAGGTCCCTGGACTACGAGGCCCTGCAGGCCTTCGAGTTCGGCGTGGGCGCCACGGACCGCGGCTCGCCGGCGCTGAGCAGCCAGGCGCGGGTGCGCGTGCTGGTGCTGGACGCCAACGACAACTCGCCCTTCGTGCTGTACCCGCTGCAGAACGGCTCTGCGCCCTGCACCGAGCTGGTGCCCAGGGCGGCCGAGGCGGGCTACCTGGTGACCAAGGTGGTGGCGGTGGACGGCGACTCGGGCCAGAACGCCTGGCTGTCGTACCAGCTGCTCAAGGCCACGGAGCCCGGGCTGTTCGGCGTGTGGCCGCACAACGGCGAGGTGCGCACGGCCAGGCTGCTGAGCGAGCGCGACGCGCCCAAGCACAGGCTGCTGGTGCAGGTCAGGGACAATGGCGAGCCGCCGCGCTCGGCCAGCGTCACGCTGCACGTGCTGCTGGTGGACGGCTTCTCCCAGCCCTACCTGCCGCTGCCCGAGGCGGCGGCCGAGCAGGCGCGGGCCGACCCGCTCACCGTCTACCTGGTCGTCGCGCTGGCGTCGGTGTCGTCGCTCTTCCTCCTGTCGGTGCTGCTGTTCGTCGCGGTGCGGCtgtgcaggaggagcagggccgCGTCGCTGGGTGGCTGCTCGGTGCCCGAGGGCCCCTTTCCGGGCCACCTGGTGGACGTGAGCGGCACCGGGACCCTGTCCCAGAGCTACCAGTATGAGGTGTGTCTGAGGGCAGGTTCAGGGACCAGTGAGTTCAAGTTCCTGAAGCCCATCATCCCTAGTCTGCAGTCACAGAACACAGGGAGGGAAGTGGAAGAAAATCCTTCATTTGGGAATGATTTGGGTTtctga